The following coding sequences are from one Paenibacillus sp. JDR-2 window:
- a CDS encoding putative immunity protein, translating to MKGLIDPDRRIADLVKQVDHRVLALWAADCADRARPCFEIVLSEDNRMQEAILAARAWSRGELPMSSARKAASAAHTAARDVITASSAASRAARAAGHAAATAHVASHAVHAASYAATAIRDRADKAQAKLIADQEREWQYMRLVELLEQLR from the coding sequence ATGAAAGGGCTAATTGATCCGGACAGACGAATCGCAGACCTGGTCAAACAAGTCGATCATCGCGTCCTGGCTTTATGGGCGGCGGATTGTGCCGATCGGGCCCGTCCATGCTTCGAAATTGTCCTCTCCGAGGATAACCGCATGCAGGAGGCTATTCTTGCAGCCCGCGCCTGGTCGCGCGGCGAGCTTCCGATGTCCTCCGCGCGCAAAGCGGCGTCTGCAGCGCATACCGCTGCACGCGATGTCATTACAGCTAGCAGCGCAGCATCCCGAGCCGCACGGGCAGCCGGTCATGCGGCAGCAACTGCCCATGTTGCCAGTCATGCCGTACATGCCGCGTCTTACGCGGCTACGGCTATCCGGGATCGGGCAGATAAAGCGCAAGCCAAGCTGATCGCCGATCAGGAGCGGGAATGGCAATATATGCGCCTTGTTGAACTGCTTGAGCAATTAAGATAA
- a CDS encoding MOSC domain-containing protein gives MQIGEIQELYRYPVKSFAGEKLEDCVIEEYGMLGDRFVTFYDETKKDWYKYITARNIPNLLNYQASFQDGEIRITGPDGQEYGWDERLLEEIQSQTKTRLTMSAMKEAHPEHPQLLSVDGASILIITDSSLNKLQQTWGKELDERRFRANFVVKVAEDTITEGDWIGRRLTIGDVQLQVDSFCQRCVLITMNPDTQVKDPTLLRKVNEEFNLHFGVYASVVKTGTIKQGDKVLLAAE, from the coding sequence GTGCAGATCGGCGAGATTCAGGAACTATACAGATATCCGGTAAAATCGTTTGCAGGTGAGAAGCTTGAGGATTGCGTAATCGAAGAGTATGGCATGCTCGGAGACAGGTTTGTCACCTTTTACGATGAGACGAAGAAGGATTGGTATAAATACATAACGGCAAGGAACATACCCAATCTATTGAACTATCAGGCGTCGTTCCAGGATGGGGAAATCCGGATTACGGGACCTGACGGACAAGAGTACGGCTGGGATGAACGATTACTGGAAGAGATCCAGAGCCAGACGAAGACAAGGCTGACGATGTCGGCTATGAAAGAAGCGCATCCCGAGCATCCGCAGCTGTTGTCCGTCGACGGAGCGAGTATTCTGATCATTACGGACAGCTCCTTGAACAAGCTTCAGCAGACTTGGGGCAAGGAGCTTGACGAGCGCCGTTTCCGTGCCAACTTCGTGGTTAAGGTCGCGGAAGACACGATTACAGAAGGCGATTGGATCGGCCGCAGGCTGACGATTGGCGATGTGCAGCTGCAGGTCGACAGCTTCTGCCAGCGCTGCGTGCTGATTACCATGAATCCGGATACCCAGGTGAAAGACCCAACTTTGCTTCGAAAAGTGAACGAAGAGTTTAATCTGCATTTTGGCGTATATGCTTCAGTCGTGAAGACCGGTACAATCAAGCAAGGTGATAAGGTTTTGCTGGCGGCAGAATAA